A window of Babylonia areolata isolate BAREFJ2019XMU chromosome 2, ASM4173473v1, whole genome shotgun sequence contains these coding sequences:
- the LOC143301582 gene encoding uncharacterized protein LOC143301582 encodes MASTEANQGSPIPSLRLPDIVTSPPPHVSSSDAAVTAGPCDVTQPGASRAKPMRTKRRVMGDRTCLVCGDIAIAHNFGALTCETCKAFFRRNASKAQEIPPCQFSKNCVITRSTRRFCAACRMDKCFAVGMDQGLILDDKEKKALQARRREKQREQHEEGSMQMDVSKPAISVPQVSPSGSWHQVVSSHTPASTASGEKRRCDGVLASTFAAPGGLASDSKTSLASMQTFKDAAANSPSNRDPEQSGSTKEM; translated from the exons ATGGCTAGTACAGAGGCAAACCAAGgatctcccatcccctctctgcGCCTTCCGGACATCGTTACGTCACCACCTCCACACGTCAGCAGCAGTGACGCGGCAGTGACGGCGGGGCCCTGTGACGTCACCCAGCCTGGCGCCAGTCGAGCCAAGCCCATGCGGACCAAGCGACGCGTGATGGGCGACAGAACGTGTCTGGTGTGTGGGGATATAGCCATCGCTCACAATTTCGGGGCTCTCACATGCGAGACCTGCAAAGCTTTCTTCCGCCGAAATGCCAGCAAAGCTCAG GAGATCCCTCCCTGCCAGTTCAGCAAGAACTGTGTCATCACCAGAAGCACCAGACGCTTCTGTGCCGCCTGTCGGATGGACAAGTGTTTCGCCGTGGGCATGGATCAGGGTTTGATTCTGG aCGACAAAGAGAAGAAAGCCTTGCAGGCTCggaggagagagaagcagagagagcagCACGAAGAGGGGAGCATGCAGATGGACGTCAGTAAGCCGGCAATATCCGTCCCGCAGGTCAGTCCATCCGGATCCTGGCACCAAGTGGTATCTAGCCATACCCCTGCCTCCACCGCCAGCGGTGAGAAGCGTCGCTGTGACGGAGTGTTGGCATCCACTTTTGCTGCTCCTGGTGGTCTTGCAAGCGACAGCAAGACATCACTGGCCTCCATGCAGACGTTCAAAGATGCTGCAGCCAACAGTCCTTCAAATAGGGACCCCGAGCAAAGCGGGTCCACGAAGGAGATGTGA